ACCCCAAATGTACGAGACGAAGCTGCGATTGATGAAGCTGGACAGGCCGGGGTAGGGATCGAACGCCCGCGCGCTCCACGGCGTGGCCTGTGCGCTCACTTCCAACAGGTAGGCGAAGCTCGCGAGGTCGTGATCGATCACACTTTCCGAGGCGATCACCAGCCCCACTTCAGGCGTGGCGACATGCCCGCTGTCCGGACCGAACGACGTCTGCACCTGCGTGCCGACGGAGAGCACGAGGCGCAACCGCTCGCGGATTTCACGGCAACCGTTGATATCGGCAACCTTCTCCGCGAAAGTTGCGCCGTCGCGGTGCAGTTCGTGCCGGCTGTCCTCGCGCAGCCAGCCGACCGCGACCTTCAGACCGAGTGTGGATCCCGCCATGATATGCTTGCTGACGCGTGGCAGGTAGATGATGTGGTCGACCTCGGTCACCAGTTTGGGAAGAAAGATATCGTTCTTGAAGTGACTTCCTGCCGGCGGTCCGGCAACGAAGTAACCTTGGTACCCGGCTTCTTCGAAGCATACCACCTGAGCATTTCCCGCGAGGCCCGCTTGCTCCAGTCCGTTATTGCGCAAGCAGACACGGGTGGAGCCGCGCTGACTTTGTGGCGTGTGGTGGACGAACTGCACGCCGGACTGTTCGCCGACATACACCGTGGCACCGCGTTCGCGCAGCAGACTTGCCATGACGGTCACCGCCGCCGGGTGTGTGGTTGCCGGATACGGGTTCGGCGAGTTGGACACCGGCTTGAGGAGCACCCGGTCGCCCGGTTTCAGCCAGGAAAAGTCGGTTGCGGTGTGCGCCGCCTCACGAATGGCGCCCTCCAGGGCACCGGAAGCGGCTTGCCGCGGGACACCGACTAGGGCCACGCGTGTGGCAGGGCGGACCGGCAGCGGCGGGAGCGCCTCGACCGTTGCCGCCGCACTGACAGCCGACAGTGGCCCGGCCACCGTGCTGGCGGCCACGGC
This is a stretch of genomic DNA from Candidatus Binatia bacterium. It encodes these proteins:
- a CDS encoding DUF362 domain-containing protein; the protein is MAASTVAGPLSAVSAAATVEALPPLPVRPATRVALVGVPRQAASGALEGAIREAAHTATDFSWLKPGDRVLLKPVSNSPNPYPATTHPAAVTVMASLLRERGATVYVGEQSGVQFVHHTPQSQRGSTRVCLRNNGLEQAGLAGNAQVVCFEEAGYQGYFVAGPPAGSHFKNDIFLPKLVTEVDHIIYLPRVSKHIMAGSTLGLKVAVGWLREDSRHELHRDGATFAEKVADINGCREIRERLRLVLSVGTQVQTSFGPDSGHVATPEVGLVIASESVIDHDLASFAYLLEVSAQATPWSARAFDPYPGLSSFINRSFVSYIWGAGNFMEVESVNGPRLDSPWACRVLRRGCEIFGGRPERLAIENVSQSVPGPLLDAIIRRAAYPA